The genomic interval AGGATTCAGAGATCGGCCGGTGAAATAAAAATTTCCTGGGCGATTTTTTTATCATAATCGTACAGGGACTTGATCGGTCAAACGAACGCCTCGGGCGTTCAACCCAGGGCGAGAACCCTGCAGCAATAAAATCACTGCAGCCGGATGTATGATTAATGAATGAGGAGTAAAAGAACATGCATAAAATCAAATGGCTGTTGGGGCTAGCGATCGTCGCCGGTCTGCTGATCGCCACCTGTCCCCTTCTTGCCCAGGGACAAGGTCAGAGTAAAAAAGACAAATCCGCTGCGGAACATAAAGCCGACAAAAAGAGTCAAGACCATAAAGGTCAGCAGAGTCAACCCGGTGAGGGTCAGGTTGAAAAAGGAAAACACGACAAAGAACGGCCTGCCGGGTGGAACAAGGGTAAGAAAGAGGGCTGGGATAGGGAAGTACCGCCAGGCTGGGAGAATTGGGACGAAGCCAAGAAAAGCAGATGGCAGGGGGATCTGCAACAGGCCAAAGATAGAGTGCGCGCCAAGGGTAAAAGCGGTGCAAAGCGCAACAAAGCGGAGATTGACAGCGCCTGTGTCGCCCTGGAACAAGGGGCTGTGGCCGGCGTTCCCATCGAAGAGGTCGATCGTGTGGTGGAAAAAGGTCTGGAAAAAGGGTTAAAGGGCAAAGAGCTCCAGGCCACCACCCGCGCCATGGCGCACGGCGCCCAACAGGGCGTCGAGACCGCTTCCATAGCTGCTTTTGTTCATCAGAAACTGGACGAAGGGCTGCGAGGCGATGCCCTTTCCACCCAGATCGAGGCTGAAATCGAAAGGCGTCACGCCGACAAGGTAACGGCAGAAGAATCGGCGGTCAAAGCGACTGAGGAGGCGCTCGAAAAGGAAAAAGTTGCCAACGCTAAAAAATGGTGGGAGTTTTGGAAATAGTTCTACTTCCGCCCAAGAAATAATTTCCCTGGGCGATCGTCAAACATGCAATCCGTGGCACAAGCCCAGGGCTTGTGCTCTATGGCCCGCCAAACCGTCCACTGTTTTTATTATCGTGGCGGAAATGCGGCCACGGAGAAGCCGCATAGCCATGACTGGTCGATCGCACAGCAGATAACATGCCAGGATAATTGGCGCCAAATCCCATGCCACCGATGTAAAGAGTACCATCAGCGACAATAGTCGGCGAAGACCAGTTGAATCCGGCGATGTCATGTTTCCAGTGCAAACGGCCATCGGATGTTAGAGCATAGAGACGACCATTTTCAGCAGCAACATAGATCACACCATCTGCGCCGATCGACGGCGTCGTATAGCTGTCAGCATACTGGGGGCTGAGCTCTTTTAGAGCATAGCGCCATCGTTCAGTGCCCGACGCTGAGAGCGCTATGAGGTAGGCGGATTTATCTTGGCCTCCGGCCTTGGTGGCAAGATAAAGCATGCCATCAACGCCCACGGTCACAGAACCGCGCACAATGCGGTCCCCTGCCAGGCGGACTCTCCATTTTAGAGAGCCGTTCGAATGAACGGCATAGAGTTTTGCTCCCCAGTCGCTTTCTGAGGGAAGATAAAGGACCCCCTCGGCGTCGATGCTCGGATCGGCAAAGCTCATCTCATCCTCATGATCAAATCCAAAGATCCATTTTTTCCGACCGTCAGGGCGAATGGCATAGAGTGAATCTTCGCCAATCATCACATAGATGGTGCCATCCCGGCCGATGACCGGCGAGGCCATGCACTCCCGTCGGGGAAAACGCTGGTGGGGGACATGCCAGCGCTTGGCGCCTGAAAGGGGATCGAGCGCATACAATCCATCGCCACCGATGTACACGGTGCCATCGGCGCCGATGGCCGGCGTGCGTTGCCCCATGTCCCGTCGGACAAAAGTGTTTTCATAGTCGTCGAATTTCCACAGCGGCGAGCCGGTTGCGCTAAAGGCGTGCACGGTGTAGGTACGATCCATAATGTAGATGTTATCCTGAATTCCCAGAGCCGGCGAATACAACGCCTCGCCGATTTCCCGCGACCAGCGCAGAGAACCATCAGGATTAAGCGCATAAAGCGTTCCAGGAGCCCATCCCTGATCAGTCGTATACAGACCGCTGCCGAAATAAATGGCGCCATCATCGCCGATGGCGGGGGTGGAATAGTA from bacterium carries:
- a CDS encoding PQQ-like beta-propeller repeat protein encodes the protein MGNKPLCVVVLLTVIGGSYLSLSCNKKKPHEPETIRYTLTVSVAEGIYGSPPAGEFTHPENDTVKYVYHAELEFANLSVLLDGRSVSADSVFVMNKDRTLEAVCERRILWRYLTPHSVYYSTPAIGDDGAIYFGSGLYTTDQGWAPGTLYALNPDGSLRWSREIGEALYSPALGIQDNIYIMDRTYTVHAFSATGSPLWKFDDYENTFVRRDMGQRTPAIGADGTVYIGGDGLYALDPLSGAKRWHVPHQRFPRRECMASPVIGRDGTIYVMIGEDSLYAIRPDGRKKWIFGFDHEDEMSFADPSIDAEGVLYLPSESDWGAKLYAVHSNGSLKWRVRLAGDRIVRGSVTVGVDGMLYLATKAGGQDKSAYLIALSASGTERWRYALKELSPQYADSYTTPSIGADGVIYVAAENGRLYALTSDGRLHWKHDIAGFNWSSPTIVADGTLYIGGMGFGANYPGMLSAVRSTSHGYAASPWPHFRHDNKNSGRFGGP